In Oncorhynchus keta strain PuntledgeMale-10-30-2019 chromosome 19, Oket_V2, whole genome shotgun sequence, a single genomic region encodes these proteins:
- the fermt1 gene encoding fermitin family homolog 1 has protein sequence MVSTAEYGKTSWELSVQVDQRDGDEGMRFKLRVKGDLHIGGLMLKLVEKIKAPQDWSDHALWWDQRSCWLLKTHWTLDKYGVQADADLRYTPQHKPLCLQLPNMKMVKLTVSYSAVVFKTVAEICRALNIRRPEELSLLKPPDDPSKKKKKKDKNPALDDILDMDSISGGSGGTGSPLYSKTMVPTYDPENGTPASATSLWFGDNPLTSSQPNLPPAELSKMYQQLSMVDKAIINAGWLDSSRSLMEQGIGEDDRLQLRFKYHCFFDLNPKYDAVRITQLYEQARWSILLEEIDCTEEEMLMFASLQYHICKMTMSTEPLDFSNEPEMDEVEAALSNLEVTLEGGNTDRILEDITDVPKLADSLKLFRPKRLTLRPFKEYWFVFKDTTISYYKNKETASGEPIEQLHLRGCEVVPDVNVTDKKFGIKLLLPVADGMNEVYIRCDNETQYSNWKAACTLASKGKTMAYSSYRSEVKNIQSFLQMKSLAPPPGQAAPDLDAMEMNAECFVSPRYTKKYKTKQLTARILEAHQNIARLSLNEAKMRFIQAWQSLPEFGIKYYIVRFRGSKKDELMGISYNRLIRIDMSTGLPITTWRFANMRQWNVNWEIRQVAIEFDQNVSIAFSCVSCDCKVVHEYIGGYIFLSTRSKDQNETLDEELFHKLTGGQE, from the exons ATGGTATCCACGGCAGAGTATGGCAAAACGTCGTGGGAGCTGTCGGTCCAGGTAgaccagagagatggagacgAGGGCATGAGGTTTAAACTCCGAGTCAAGGGAGACCTGCACATTGGAGGACTCATGCTCAAACTGGTGGAGAAGAtca AGGCCCCTCAGGACTGGTCAGACCATGCTCTGTGGTGGGACCAGAGGAGCTGTTGGCTGCTGAAGACCCACTGGACCCTGGACAAGTACGGTGTCCAGGCGGACGCTGACCTGCGCTACACTCCCCAGCACAAACCCCTGTGCCTGCAGCTGCCCAACATGAAGATGGTCAAACTCACTGTCAGCTACTCTGCCGTCGTCTTCAAGACCGTCGCTGAGATCTGCAGAGCGCTCA acatcaGGAGGCCAGAGGAGCTGTCCCTGCTGAAGCCTCCAGATGACCcgtccaagaagaagaagaagaaagacaaGAACCCAGCACTGGACGACATCTTAGATATGGACAGCATCAGTGGAGGCTCTGGGGGAACAG GCAGTCCCCTGTACAGTAAGACTATGGTGCCCACCTACGACCCAGAGAACGGGACTCCTGCCTCGGCCACCAGCCTGTGGTTTGGGGACAACCCACTGACCTCCAGCCAGCCCAACCTGCCCCCTGCGGAGCTGTCCAAGATGTACCAGCAGCTGTCCATGGTGGATAAAGCCATCATCAACGCAGG GTGGCTGGACTCCTCCCGCTCCTTGATGGAACAGGGCATCGGAGAAGATGACAGACTGCAGCTTCGCTTCAAATACCACTGCTTCTTCGACCTCAACCCAAAg tatgATGCTGTGAGGATAACCCAGCTGTATGAGCAGGCTCGCTGGTCCATCCTACTGGAGGAGATCGACTGCACTGAGGAGGAAATGCTAATGTTCGCCTCCttacag TATCACATATGCAAGATGACCATGTCCACGGAACCTCTGGACTTCTCCAACGAACCAGAGATGGATGAAGTAGAGGCTGCCCTATCCAACCTAGAGGTCACACTTGAGGGAGGAAATACAGACAGAATCCTG GAAGACATCACAGACGTTCCAAAGCTGGCAGACTCCCTCAAGCTGTTCAG GCCTAAGAGACTGACGTTGCGTCCGTTTAAGGAGTACTGGTTCGTGTTTAAAGACACCACCATCTCCTACTACAAGAACAAAGAGACAGCCAGCGGAGAGCCGATAGAACAGCTGCATCTCCGAGGATGTGAGGTGGTCCCTGACGTCAACGTGACGGACAAGAAGTTTGGCATCAAACTGCTGCTCCCAGTGGCTGATGGGATGAACGAGGTCTACATCCGCTGTGACAAC GAGACACAGTATTCCAACTGGAAGGCAGCATGTACCCTGGCCTCCAAGGGCAAGACCATGGCTTACAGCTCCTACAG GTCGGAGGTGAAGAACATCCAGTCTTTCCTGCAGATGAAAAGTCTAGCGCCCCCTCCTGGTCAGGCTGCTCCAGACTTGGATGCCATGGAGATGAACGCTGAGTGCTTTGTCTCCCCCAGATACACCAAGAAGTACAAGACCAAACAG CTGACAGCGAGGATCCTGGAGGCCCATCAGAACATCGCCAGGCTCTCCCTCAATGAAGCTAAAATGCGCTTTATCCAGGCCTGGCAGTCCCTGCCTGAGTTTGGTATCAAATACTACATTGTCAG gttcCGAGGCAGTAAGAAGGATGAGCTGATGGGTATCTCCTATAACCGTCTGATCCGTATTGACATGTCCACTGGCCTGCCCATCACCACCTGGAGGTTCGCCAACATGAGACAGTGGAATGTCAACTGGGAGATTAGACAG